One Granulicella sp. 5B5 DNA window includes the following coding sequences:
- the yajC gene encoding preprotein translocase subunit YajC encodes MSLSILGFALFAMPGFLGQLGGLPFLLLMFVVMYFLLIAPNQKKQKTWQAMLASLKAGDRVTTNGGIRGTIVSVKDDVLVIKTAPDGIKLEFAKSAVAAVTTDDAAPKA; translated from the coding sequence ATGAGTTTGAGTATTCTAGGGTTCGCTCTCTTCGCAATGCCGGGCTTTCTCGGCCAGTTGGGCGGCCTGCCGTTCCTGCTGCTGATGTTCGTCGTCATGTACTTTCTGCTGATTGCTCCGAACCAGAAGAAGCAGAAGACTTGGCAGGCGATGCTCGCCTCGCTGAAGGCTGGTGACCGCGTCACCACCAACGGTGGCATCCGCGGCACCATTGTTTCGGTCAAGGACGATGTGCTGGTCATCAAGACCGCGCCGGACGGCATCAAGCTTGAGTTCGCCAAGAGCGCTGTCGCCGCCGTCACCACGGACGATGCGGCCCCCAAAGCGTAA
- a CDS encoding MATE family efflux transporter, which translates to MSLVDTIMLGRLPNSALAMASAALAQVLFNTLCFGVGGVLLGLDTLISQALGAREQTQANRWLLHGLVMAVALSAVLLALFGFGPGLMRLMPVDKQILNVAIPAMQGLNYGTLPLLLYFTLRRYLQATNHGRPIAIALISANLVNAAGDWLLIFGHRWTLLGHVFAVPAFGVVGSSWSTSFARFYLMVVLAVAMWWLDRKHQYGLRGVSRTIELQHLRRLFLLGAPAGASIFVEIGIFALVTSLIASFGSHALAGHEVALQCASTTFMVPFAISSATSVRVGHAIGRMRTGAATVANAAAAGWSGIGAGAAFMLAASLVMLTMPEHIARIFTPDKGVIAAAVPLLVIASGFQFFDGIQINATGALRGAGNTTTGLLTQLVCYWVIGMPLGYLLGFKMHMGAAGLWWGLLIALTGAAIVLGTAWHRTLRTL; encoded by the coding sequence ATGTCGCTGGTGGACACCATTATGCTGGGGCGGCTACCCAACTCAGCCCTCGCGATGGCCTCTGCCGCGCTGGCGCAGGTGCTCTTCAATACGCTGTGTTTCGGGGTAGGCGGCGTGCTGCTGGGGCTGGATACATTGATCTCGCAGGCACTTGGCGCGCGCGAGCAGACGCAGGCCAACCGCTGGCTGCTGCACGGTCTGGTGATGGCTGTAGCTCTCAGCGCCGTTCTGCTAGCACTCTTCGGGTTCGGCCCCGGCCTCATGCGCCTGATGCCGGTAGACAAACAGATTCTGAACGTCGCCATCCCCGCGATGCAGGGGCTGAACTACGGCACGCTGCCGCTGCTGCTGTACTTCACGCTGCGCCGCTATCTGCAGGCGACCAACCACGGCCGTCCGATCGCGATTGCGCTGATCTCCGCGAACCTCGTGAACGCCGCCGGCGACTGGCTGCTGATCTTCGGCCATCGCTGGACGCTGCTCGGCCACGTCTTCGCGGTCCCGGCCTTCGGCGTGGTGGGCTCCTCATGGTCCACGAGCTTCGCGCGCTTCTACCTCATGGTCGTGCTAGCCGTAGCCATGTGGTGGCTCGACCGCAAACACCAGTACGGCCTGCGCGGCGTCTCGCGCACCATCGAGCTGCAGCATCTGCGCCGGCTGTTCCTGCTGGGCGCACCCGCCGGCGCGTCGATCTTCGTCGAGATCGGCATCTTTGCGCTGGTCACCTCACTCATCGCGAGCTTCGGCAGCCACGCGCTCGCAGGCCACGAGGTCGCACTGCAGTGCGCGAGCACCACGTTCATGGTGCCGTTCGCGATCTCGTCCGCAACCTCGGTTCGCGTGGGGCACGCCATTGGACGCATGCGCACTGGCGCAGCCACCGTCGCGAACGCAGCGGCCGCAGGATGGAGCGGCATCGGAGCAGGCGCGGCGTTCATGCTCGCGGCCTCGCTGGTGATGCTCACCATGCCGGAGCACATCGCGCGCATCTTCACGCCGGACAAGGGCGTGATTGCGGCAGCCGTGCCCCTGCTCGTGATCGCATCGGGCTTTCAATTCTTCGACGGCATCCAGATCAACGCCACCGGCGCGCTGCGCGGAGCGGGCAACACCACCACAGGCCTATTGACACAGCTCGTCTGCTACTGGGTCATCGGGATGCCGCTGGGTTACCTGTTGGGCTTCAAAATGCACATGGGCGCGGCCGGTTTGTGGTGGGGCCTGCTGATTGCCTTGACCGGCGCGGCCATTGTGCTGGGCACGGCCTGGCACAGAACGCTTCGTACCCTGTAG
- a CDS encoding NAD(P)H-dependent oxidoreductase → MSTLLHLDSSPTGDHSVSRALTAEFVKHWQAANPGSTVITRDLTTTPLAPVDGQWIGAAYTPADSRTAEQKAALALSDTLTGELFAADEFVFGIPMYNFGVPGAFKLWIDQIARVGVTFAYVDGKPQGLLNGKKAHFFIATGGDYSAASPFAAYNFVEPYLRATFGFLGVVDTTFQSAYGAAALNYGADRAEFLAPQLKAIHAAFANA, encoded by the coding sequence ATGTCGACACTTCTACATCTCGATTCCAGCCCTACCGGCGACCACTCTGTCAGCCGCGCCCTCACCGCCGAGTTCGTCAAGCACTGGCAGGCTGCCAACCCCGGCAGCACTGTCATCACTCGCGACCTCACAACCACCCCCCTGGCGCCGGTGGACGGCCAGTGGATCGGTGCCGCCTACACGCCTGCCGACTCCCGCACTGCCGAGCAGAAGGCTGCACTTGCTCTCTCCGACACCCTGACGGGTGAGCTGTTTGCCGCCGATGAGTTCGTCTTCGGCATTCCGATGTACAACTTCGGCGTTCCCGGCGCTTTCAAGCTGTGGATCGACCAGATCGCGCGTGTCGGTGTCACGTTCGCGTATGTCGATGGCAAGCCGCAGGGGCTGCTCAATGGCAAGAAGGCGCACTTCTTCATCGCCACCGGCGGCGATTACAGCGCGGCGTCGCCCTTTGCCGCGTACAACTTCGTAGAGCCTTACCTGCGCGCGACATTCGGGTTCCTCGGTGTCGTCGACACCACCTTCCAGAGTGCCTATGGCGCTGCCGCGTTGAACTATGGCGCTGACCGGGCAGAATTTCTGGCTCCGCAGCTCAAGGCTATCCATGCCGCCTTCGCCAACGCATAA